From the genome of Psychrilyobacter atlanticus DSM 19335, one region includes:
- a CDS encoding type II secretion system protein has product MKKLNKGFTVIELLIVIAIIGILATTLAPKLLKEIRKATVAEVQHNLGVIRSRLSLDDTLSEEFPDFFTVEDVDKTDLLKSYSIEPTPGFTGADGVNHKETSQVVTPRDNTGGWFYIRETGEIYANLPNGAYTKDAKYEIWDELGSEDNNKPVDPDTEKNDWDKIEFPISKTSGSLTGSGGDAYELGGQYVVEIKPNIGWLPNFISGSGKLNGNYYVYIDDNLVNSGYKSPTQDGNSINVPPSRQEAGITQPKSLKVAFEYVENGVTKIIYSELELY; this is encoded by the coding sequence TTGAAAAAACTAAATAAAGGATTTACAGTAATTGAATTACTTATAGTCATTGCTATAATAGGTATCTTAGCCACAACTTTAGCTCCAAAACTTTTAAAAGAGATAAGAAAGGCTACAGTAGCCGAAGTTCAGCATAATTTAGGTGTAATCAGATCCAGGTTATCCCTAGATGATACTTTATCAGAGGAATTTCCAGATTTTTTTACTGTTGAAGATGTTGATAAAACAGACTTATTAAAATCATACAGTATAGAACCTACCCCTGGATTTACAGGCGCAGATGGAGTTAATCATAAAGAAACTTCCCAAGTTGTTACTCCTAGAGATAATACAGGAGGATGGTTCTACATTAGAGAAACAGGTGAAATCTATGCCAACCTTCCAAATGGAGCCTATACAAAAGATGCAAAGTATGAAATATGGGATGAGCTCGGTTCAGAGGACAACAATAAACCTGTAGATCCAGATACCGAAAAAAACGATTGGGATAAAATCGAATTTCCAATTTCTAAAACTAGTGGTAGTTTAACCGGTTCTGGTGGAGATGCTTATGAACTCGGTGGCCAATATGTAGTTGAGATAAAACCTAATATTGGTTGGCTACCAAATTTTATATCTGGCAGTGGTAAATTAAACGGAAATTACTATGTTTATATAGACGATAATTTAGTCAACAGCGGTTACAAATCTCCTACACAAGATGGGAACTCTATCAATGTACCACCATCTCGACAAGAAGCTGGAATTACTCAACCTAAAAGCTTAAAAGTAGCCTTTGAATATGTAGAAAATGGTGTGACAAAAATTATTTATAGTGAACTTGAACTCTACTAA
- the ligA gene encoding NAD-dependent DNA ligase LigA produces MKEKENIKAEIEKIKEELHKHNYHYYEKNESLISDVEYDKLLKKLEKLELENPEYKTETSPTVVVGGGLKDSKFTKVTHKKPMLSLSNTYNLGDLEDFDGRVKRILNKDSLENDNIQVDYVLELKLDGISISIHYEDGRLIQAVTRGDGKVGEDVTENIMQISSIPKYLKENVSIEVRGEIVLPLTEFESLNKKRLESGEEVFANPRNAAGGTLRQKDAAIVGERNLDAYIYYLVNSEELGLETHIDSIKYLEGLGFKTTKVYDLCETIEYLGTRIKYWEDERNHLDYETDGLVIKVNNLSLYEELGATTKAPRWAISYKFPAKQVTTKLNDVTWQVGRTGKVTPVAELEVVEVSGSMVRRASLHNYDEVLRKDIKIGDTVFIEKAAEIIPQVVKPVKELRDGTEGEIIPPTNCPVCDSELEKEEGLVNLKCMNPHCRAKLQGKMEYFISRDAMNIIGGAKIVEKFIELGFLREISDFYELYLKKDELEKLDNLGSKSIEKLLTSIEESKRLDYSKTLYALGIPFVGKFLGGLLSKESKNIENLAAMEVEDLLSIDGVGGKVAQSVYGYFRDEDNMRILEKIKDAGVNFEIEEVDEGAHLEEFVGKTFLATGKLIHFKRQEIKDIVEKLGGTNMSGVSKKLDYLIVGEKPGSKLKKAEELGSVKILTEEEFLELTK; encoded by the coding sequence ATGAAAGAGAAAGAAAATATAAAAGCAGAGATAGAAAAAATAAAAGAAGAGTTACATAAACATAACTACCACTACTATGAAAAAAACGAGAGTTTGATCTCAGATGTAGAGTATGATAAGTTATTAAAAAAATTAGAAAAATTAGAATTAGAAAACCCTGAATATAAGACGGAAACCTCTCCTACAGTAGTTGTAGGTGGAGGACTAAAAGATAGTAAATTTACGAAAGTTACCCATAAAAAACCTATGCTGAGTTTATCTAATACCTATAATTTAGGAGATTTAGAAGACTTTGATGGGAGAGTAAAAAGGATTTTAAATAAAGATAGTTTAGAAAACGACAATATCCAGGTAGACTATGTGTTGGAATTAAAATTAGATGGAATTTCTATAAGTATCCATTATGAGGATGGCCGTTTAATCCAGGCTGTAACCCGTGGAGATGGAAAAGTAGGAGAAGATGTAACTGAGAATATAATGCAGATAAGTTCTATCCCTAAATATCTAAAGGAAAATGTATCGATAGAGGTCAGAGGAGAGATTGTATTACCGCTAACTGAATTTGAATCATTAAATAAAAAAAGGTTGGAGTCAGGGGAGGAAGTATTCGCTAATCCTAGAAATGCAGCTGGTGGAACCCTTCGTCAAAAAGACGCTGCCATTGTAGGAGAGAGAAACTTGGATGCTTATATATATTATCTGGTGAACAGTGAAGAATTAGGGCTTGAAACTCATATTGACAGCATAAAATATTTAGAAGGATTGGGATTTAAAACTACAAAGGTCTATGACCTATGTGAAACTATAGAATATTTAGGAACCAGGATAAAATACTGGGAAGATGAGAGGAATCATTTAGACTATGAAACTGACGGGTTAGTAATAAAAGTCAATAATCTGAGTTTATATGAAGAATTAGGAGCTACAACTAAGGCACCTAGATGGGCTATCTCCTACAAATTTCCTGCTAAACAGGTAACTACAAAATTAAATGATGTAACTTGGCAGGTAGGGAGAACAGGGAAGGTAACTCCAGTGGCGGAACTAGAGGTAGTAGAAGTATCTGGAAGTATGGTCAGACGTGCCAGTCTTCACAACTATGACGAGGTACTTAGAAAAGATATAAAAATTGGGGATACAGTATTTATTGAAAAAGCTGCTGAGATAATTCCACAGGTTGTAAAACCAGTAAAAGAATTAAGAGATGGGACAGAAGGGGAGATAATCCCTCCTACAAATTGTCCTGTATGTGATTCAGAGTTAGAGAAAGAAGAAGGATTGGTAAATTTAAAATGTATGAATCCTCACTGTAGGGCAAAATTACAGGGGAAGATGGAGTATTTTATCTCCCGTGATGCTATGAATATAATCGGTGGAGCGAAGATAGTAGAAAAATTTATAGAATTAGGATTTTTAAGGGAAATAAGTGACTTCTATGAACTTTATCTAAAAAAAGATGAGTTAGAAAAATTAGATAATTTGGGAAGTAAGAGTATTGAAAAACTACTTACCTCTATTGAGGAGAGTAAAAGATTAGATTATTCTAAAACACTATATGCCTTAGGAATTCCATTTGTAGGGAAATTTTTAGGAGGATTACTGTCTAAAGAGAGTAAAAATATAGAAAATTTAGCAGCGATGGAAGTAGAAGACTTGCTATCAATAGATGGTGTAGGAGGGAAGGTAGCTCAGTCTGTGTATGGATACTTTAGAGATGAAGATAATATGAGAATTTTAGAAAAAATAAAGGATGCAGGAGTTAACTTTGAGATAGAAGAGGTAGATGAGGGAGCTCATTTGGAGGAGTTTGTGGGAAAAACCTTCTTAGCTACAGGAAAATTGATCCACTTTAAGAGACAGGAGATCAAGGATATCGTAGAAAAATTAGGCGGAACCAATATGTCTGGTGTATCTAAGAAATTAGATTACCTTATAGTAGGAGAAAAACCAGGAAGTAAGCTGAAAAAAGCAGAGGAGTTAGGCAGTGTAAAAATTCTTACTGAGGAGGAGTTTTTAGAACTGACAAAGTAG
- a CDS encoding putative manganese-dependent inorganic diphosphatase: MKDKVLIFGHKNPDTDSICSAIAYSNLKDQLGLNTKAVRLGELNKETEFILNHFKVATPPLLTTIKPQVKDLTKVEKELIKETDSIQKALEIMTTENYSSLPVVNKDNKLENMIHISEIANAYLEMSTRDIFFDYETTFENVWETLKDSSVVINGVYPTGKIEGRLRGVSELAKISEGDVVITTLFSGHIKNAEKAGAKIIFLCVDKNDEIPDYDVNIPLVRVNKGIFKTFKMISQSVPVKAILKHKNFFHFKTTDFIEDIQDIMKDSSQTNFPVVNGDGTIFSTIRSKHIMNFGKNEVILVDHNENSQSVDGIETAKILEIVDHHKFGNFETSEPLMIRAAAVGCTSTIVYGLFKEEGLTPDKTIAGLMLSAILSDTLIFKSPTCTPKDVQAAKELAVIAGVDYEKYGMEMLIAGTSLGDKTPNEIITMDMKEFSMGKFQTAVAQINTVDIDGLLSNRENLESAMNGMIDENNYDLFVLVMTDIVNNGSKILALGDSTELVEKGFNVELEVGTAWLDGVVSRKKQIVPFLMAASQGM; this comes from the coding sequence ATGAAGGACAAGGTTTTAATTTTTGGACATAAGAATCCAGACACAGACTCTATATGTTCAGCTATTGCATATTCTAACCTTAAGGATCAATTAGGACTTAATACAAAAGCTGTTAGATTAGGAGAATTAAATAAGGAAACTGAATTTATTTTAAATCATTTTAAAGTAGCGACACCACCGTTACTTACTACTATAAAGCCACAGGTCAAAGATCTGACTAAGGTTGAAAAAGAATTAATAAAGGAAACTGATTCTATTCAAAAAGCATTAGAAATCATGACTACTGAAAATTATTCAAGTTTACCTGTTGTAAATAAAGATAATAAATTAGAAAATATGATCCATATCTCGGAGATTGCAAATGCATATTTAGAGATGAGTACTAGAGATATCTTCTTTGACTATGAAACAACATTTGAAAATGTTTGGGAAACTTTAAAAGATTCTTCTGTTGTTATCAACGGAGTTTATCCTACTGGTAAGATAGAGGGTAGATTGAGAGGAGTTTCTGAATTAGCTAAAATTTCTGAGGGAGATGTAGTAATCACTACACTTTTTTCTGGACATATCAAAAATGCTGAAAAAGCCGGAGCAAAAATCATATTTTTATGTGTAGATAAAAATGATGAGATCCCTGATTACGATGTAAATATACCACTTGTTAGAGTTAATAAGGGAATTTTTAAAACATTTAAGATGATCTCACAATCAGTACCTGTAAAGGCTATCTTAAAGCACAAAAACTTTTTCCATTTTAAAACTACTGATTTTATAGAAGATATCCAAGATATCATGAAAGATTCTTCTCAGACTAATTTCCCAGTTGTAAATGGAGATGGAACTATATTTTCGACTATCAGATCTAAGCATATTATGAATTTTGGGAAAAATGAAGTTATCTTAGTAGACCACAATGAAAATTCTCAATCAGTAGATGGAATTGAAACTGCCAAAATATTAGAGATAGTAGATCATCATAAATTTGGAAACTTTGAAACTTCTGAACCTCTTATGATTAGAGCAGCAGCTGTTGGTTGTACTTCTACAATAGTTTATGGATTATTCAAAGAAGAAGGACTTACTCCTGATAAAACTATAGCCGGACTTATGTTGAGTGCTATTTTATCGGATACATTGATATTTAAATCTCCTACTTGTACACCAAAAGATGTTCAAGCCGCTAAAGAATTAGCTGTTATTGCAGGAGTTGACTATGAAAAATATGGTATGGAAATGTTAATTGCAGGAACTTCATTAGGAGATAAAACTCCTAACGAGATTATAACTATGGATATGAAAGAATTTTCTATGGGAAAATTCCAAACTGCTGTAGCACAGATCAATACAGTTGATATCGATGGATTATTAAGTAATAGAGAAAATCTAGAATCTGCTATGAATGGGATGATAGATGAAAATAACTACGATTTATTCGTACTAGTTATGACCGACATAGTAAATAATGGTTCTAAGATCCTAGCATTGGGTGATTCTACTGAATTAGTAGAAAAAGGATTCAATGTGGAATTAGAGGTCGGGACTGCATGGCTAGACGGTGTAGTTTCAAGAAAAAAACAAATTGTTCCTTTCCTTATGGCGGCCAGCCAGGGAATGTAA
- a CDS encoding iron-containing alcohol dehydrogenase: MLNFNFYNPTQIVFGKGEMKQLDSLVPKNSRVLITYGGGSVKKFGTLDKVMDELKKSNREIFEFGGIEPNPQFETLMKAVKLVRDEKIDFILAVGGGSVMDGTKFIGIASCKDEYIGKEDELLTQGMISVDKTIPFGTVVTLPATGSEMNNGGVISNGKNKLAIFSKKSFPIFSILDPELTFTLPKTQVANGVVDTFVHVVEQYVTYPINAGFQDRAAEGILQTLVEVGKETIENPTNYDARANLVWSATMGLNGLIGAGVPQDWSVHMVGHELTAIFGVDHAKTLAAILPATWKVRKVEKFEKLLQYAERVWDIREGTDEEKIDLAIVKTEEFFHSLDITTKLSDYKIGESDIDTVINSLESHGMVKLSERGDQTLEITRKIIEKAL; encoded by the coding sequence ATGTTAAATTTTAATTTTTACAACCCTACACAAATTGTGTTTGGAAAAGGTGAGATGAAACAATTAGATAGTTTAGTGCCAAAAAATTCTCGTGTTCTTATTACATATGGTGGAGGATCAGTAAAGAAATTTGGAACTTTAGATAAAGTAATGGATGAGTTAAAAAAATCAAATAGAGAGATCTTTGAATTTGGAGGGATAGAGCCAAATCCTCAATTTGAAACTTTGATGAAAGCTGTTAAATTAGTGAGAGATGAAAAAATTGACTTTATCCTAGCTGTTGGAGGAGGTTCTGTTATGGACGGGACTAAATTCATTGGAATAGCTTCTTGTAAAGATGAATATATAGGAAAAGAGGACGAATTATTAACTCAAGGGATGATATCAGTTGATAAAACTATACCATTTGGAACTGTAGTAACACTGCCAGCTACAGGTTCAGAGATGAATAATGGAGGAGTAATCAGCAATGGAAAAAATAAATTAGCTATCTTTAGTAAAAAATCATTTCCTATATTCTCTATACTAGACCCAGAACTAACATTTACTTTACCAAAAACTCAAGTAGCTAATGGAGTCGTAGATACATTTGTTCATGTAGTAGAGCAATATGTTACTTATCCAATAAATGCTGGATTCCAAGATAGAGCAGCAGAAGGAATTCTTCAGACATTAGTAGAAGTAGGGAAAGAAACTATAGAAAATCCAACTAATTATGATGCTAGGGCTAATTTAGTATGGTCAGCTACAATGGGGCTCAATGGACTTATTGGTGCTGGAGTACCACAAGACTGGTCTGTTCATATGGTAGGACATGAATTAACAGCAATATTTGGTGTAGATCATGCTAAAACTTTGGCTGCTATTTTACCTGCTACCTGGAAAGTTAGAAAGGTTGAAAAATTTGAAAAATTACTTCAATATGCAGAAAGAGTATGGGACATAAGGGAAGGGACTGATGAAGAAAAGATAGATTTAGCTATTGTAAAAACTGAAGAATTTTTCCATAGTTTAGATATAACAACTAAATTATCAGATTATAAAATAGGAGAGAGTGATATAGATACAGTCATCAATTCTTTGGAATCTCATGGGATGGTAAAATTATCTGAAAGAGGGGATCAAACTCTAGAAATAACAAGAAAAATTATAGAAAAAGCACTGTAA
- a CDS encoding MerR family transcriptional regulator, which produces MTIDEVAKHFRISKSKLRYYEKNGVIKEIARDNNGNRVYTDSDLVWIDFFLNLKDTGMSLKEIVYYIGLKKDGEKTVVERKEILLNHVDIIQEKIEELNLIKKEVLEQVKRYENEEGNCIIKSKIYDEEKC; this is translated from the coding sequence ATGACTATAGATGAGGTAGCAAAACATTTTAGAATATCTAAATCGAAGCTTAGATACTATGAAAAAAACGGTGTCATAAAGGAGATTGCTAGAGATAATAATGGTAACAGGGTCTACACAGATAGTGATTTAGTTTGGATAGATTTTTTTCTTAATCTCAAGGACACAGGGATGTCATTAAAAGAGATAGTATATTATATAGGTTTAAAAAAAGATGGTGAAAAAACTGTTGTAGAAAGAAAGGAAATTCTATTAAATCATGTAGATATAATACAGGAAAAAATAGAAGAATTAAATCTCATAAAAAAAGAGGTATTAGAACAGGTAAAAAGGTATGAGAATGAAGAAGGGAACTGCATCATTAAATCTAAGATCTATGATGAAGAAAAATGCTGA
- a CDS encoding peptide ABC transporter substrate-binding protein produces the protein MKKIFYVVTLLMAVLLTACGGEKEQPKETDAAAVEKQVEQVMVFNLGADPKSVDPQLNSATDGGIVVNNTFEGLMRTDANGKAQPAGAESVDISDDKMTYTFHLRKDAKWSDGKPVTAADYKYAWLRALDPAVASEYSFQLYYIKGGQEFFEGKGTKENVGLEAVDDLTFKVTLKAPTAYFLDLVTFYTFMPVREDAVVQKPEGWAKDPSITISNGPFKISEYHMNDKVILVPNEYYWNKDSVKLDKITMTMIVDHGTAITAYDNKEIDVLGAGQVPVQEIPKRQVEDPTFHITPFLGTYYYIFNVNKAPTNDINVRKALTLAIDREQIVTDVSKGGQQPATGFVPTGLVDSQGNDFRATAGDYGISTTADVEKAKEYLAKAGYPNGEGMAPVELIYNTNEGHKAIAEAIQEMWKKNLGIEVNLVNQEWAVFQDTRHVGNFEVARAGWIGDYNDPMTFLDLWTSYSGNNDAQWNYTKGDFPENKKFDALIENSKVAQGLDRDKDLYGAEKIMMDELITMPIYYYTGIIMVKDKVKNWERDILGTWYFGNVEITE, from the coding sequence ATGAAGAAAATCTTTTATGTAGTGACGCTTCTAATGGCAGTATTACTTACTGCTTGTGGAGGGGAAAAAGAACAACCTAAAGAAACAGATGCAGCAGCAGTGGAAAAGCAGGTAGAACAAGTTATGGTATTTAACTTAGGAGCAGATCCAAAATCTGTAGACCCACAGCTAAACTCTGCAACAGATGGTGGAATAGTTGTAAACAATACTTTTGAAGGTCTTATGAGGACAGATGCCAACGGAAAAGCTCAACCAGCAGGAGCAGAATCTGTAGATATTTCAGATGACAAGATGACATATACATTCCATCTTAGAAAAGATGCTAAATGGTCTGATGGAAAACCTGTAACAGCAGCAGATTACAAATATGCTTGGTTAAGAGCATTAGATCCAGCAGTAGCTTCTGAATATTCATTCCAACTTTACTATATTAAAGGCGGGCAGGAGTTTTTTGAAGGAAAAGGTACTAAAGAAAATGTTGGCTTAGAAGCAGTGGATGACTTGACTTTTAAAGTTACGTTAAAAGCTCCTACAGCGTATTTCTTAGACTTAGTAACGTTCTATACATTTATGCCAGTTAGAGAAGATGCGGTAGTTCAAAAACCAGAAGGATGGGCAAAGGATCCTAGCATCACAATTTCAAATGGTCCATTCAAAATCTCTGAATATCATATGAATGACAAGGTTATCTTAGTTCCAAATGAATACTATTGGAATAAAGACAGTGTTAAGTTAGATAAAATTACTATGACTATGATAGTTGATCACGGAACAGCTATAACAGCATATGATAATAAAGAAATTGATGTATTAGGTGCTGGACAAGTACCGGTACAAGAGATTCCTAAAAGACAAGTAGAAGACCCTACTTTCCATATAACACCATTTTTAGGAACATACTACTATATCTTTAATGTAAACAAAGCACCAACTAACGATATCAATGTAAGAAAAGCTCTTACACTAGCTATAGACAGAGAACAAATTGTAACAGATGTTTCTAAAGGTGGGCAACAGCCGGCAACTGGATTTGTTCCAACTGGATTAGTAGATTCACAAGGAAATGATTTTAGAGCAACAGCAGGAGATTATGGAATCTCTACTACTGCTGATGTAGAAAAAGCAAAGGAATATTTAGCTAAGGCTGGATATCCAAATGGTGAAGGAATGGCTCCAGTAGAGCTTATCTATAACACTAATGAAGGACATAAGGCAATTGCAGAAGCAATCCAAGAGATGTGGAAAAAGAACTTAGGAATCGAAGTTAACTTAGTAAATCAAGAGTGGGCTGTATTCCAAGATACTAGACATGTAGGAAACTTTGAAGTAGCAAGAGCTGGATGGATTGGAGACTATAACGACCCTATGACATTCTTAGATCTATGGACTTCTTACTCAGGAAACAACGATGCACAATGGAACTATACTAAAGGAGATTTCCCTGAGAATAAAAAGTTTGATGCATTAATTGAGAATTCAAAGGTAGCTCAAGGTCTAGATAGAGATAAAGATCTTTATGGTGCAGAAAAAATCATGATGGATGAATTAATCACTATGCCTATCTATTACTATACAGGTATAATAATGGTTAAAGACAAAGTTAAAAACTGGGAAAGAGATATCTTAGGTACTTGGTACTTTGGAAATGTTGAAATAACAGAATAG
- a CDS encoding ABC transporter ATP-binding protein, with product MDNKNDNTLIEIKNLKKYFSKNTGFFKKKMQHLKAVDDISFHIKKGETFGLVGESGCGKSTTGRTIIRLYDVTGGDIIYDGKNISHLNERELEPYRRKIQMIFQDPYASLNTRMTVGDIIGEPLDIHNLAKGEERQKRIYELLDTVGLSKEHASRYPHEFSGGQRQRIGIARALAVEPEFIICDEPISALDVSIQAQVVNMLDDLQKKLGLTYLFIAHDLSMVKHISDRIGVLYLGKMVEIAESDALYDKPIHPYTKALLSSIPIPDPELNAEVDREILKGDVPSPLNPPSGCRFRTRCKYAEGICSEKEPLLEEIAPGRIVACHFSKEFYEGTKK from the coding sequence ATGGACAATAAAAACGATAACACTCTAATAGAAATAAAGAATTTAAAAAAATATTTTTCTAAAAATACAGGATTTTTTAAGAAGAAGATGCAGCATCTAAAAGCTGTAGATGATATTAGTTTTCACATAAAAAAAGGTGAAACTTTTGGACTGGTAGGGGAATCAGGATGTGGTAAATCTACTACTGGAAGAACTATAATAAGACTCTATGATGTGACTGGTGGAGATATAATCTATGATGGTAAAAATATAAGTCACTTGAATGAAAGGGAGTTAGAACCTTATAGAAGGAAGATCCAAATGATCTTCCAAGATCCATATGCGTCATTAAATACAAGGATGACAGTAGGAGATATTATAGGAGAACCACTGGATATTCATAACCTAGCAAAGGGTGAAGAGAGACAAAAAAGAATCTATGAGTTATTAGATACTGTAGGACTGAGTAAGGAACATGCAAGTAGATATCCCCATGAATTTAGTGGAGGACAAAGACAGAGAATAGGAATAGCTCGTGCACTAGCAGTAGAACCAGAATTTATAATCTGTGATGAACCGATCTCTGCACTGGATGTATCTATACAGGCTCAGGTAGTAAATATGTTGGATGATCTTCAGAAGAAATTAGGATTGACCTATCTATTTATAGCTCATGATCTGTCTATGGTAAAACATATCTCAGATAGAATTGGAGTATTATACCTAGGTAAGATGGTGGAGATAGCAGAATCAGATGCTCTCTATGACAAACCTATTCATCCATATACGAAAGCATTGCTTTCATCAATACCTATTCCAGATCCAGAGCTGAATGCAGAAGTAGACAGGGAAATATTAAAGGGAGATGTACCCAGCCCGTTAAATCCTCCTAGTGGATGCAGGTTTAGAACTAGATGTAAATACGCAGAAGGAATCTGTAGTGAAAAAGAACCATTATTAGAAGAGATAGCTCCAGGAAGGATAGTAGCTTGTCATTTTTCCAAGGAGTTTTATGAGGGAACCAAAAAATAA
- a CDS encoding ABC transporter ATP-binding protein, protein MEKLIELKDVKTSFFTHLGEVQAVRGVSYSLNKGEALGIVGESGSGKSITSMSVMGLLQYPGVVKSGEIVFKGEDLLKKNKKEMRSVRGNEIAMIFQDPMTSLNPVYTVGDQIMEAIRKHQNVSKAEALERAIEMLELVGIPDPAKRVKAYPHEFSGGMRQRVMIAIALSCEPDLLIADEPTTALDVTIQAQILDLMKELKNKLNTSIVLITHDLGVVADVCSRVLVMYGGLIMEEGKVEDIFYNPKHPYTVGLLKSIPKIENKERLVPIDGTPPDLLHPPKGCPFAARCEHAMNVCMEERPEFFECGEGHKSMCWLLHPDAPKTELKGGVR, encoded by the coding sequence ATGGAAAAATTAATTGAATTAAAGGACGTAAAAACTTCATTTTTTACCCACCTAGGGGAAGTGCAGGCTGTAAGAGGTGTAAGTTATAGTTTAAATAAAGGAGAAGCCTTGGGAATTGTAGGGGAATCAGGAAGTGGAAAGAGTATTACTTCTATGTCTGTAATGGGATTACTGCAATATCCAGGAGTTGTAAAAAGTGGTGAAATAGTATTTAAGGGGGAAGATCTTTTAAAGAAAAATAAAAAAGAGATGAGGAGTGTAAGAGGAAATGAGATAGCTATGATATTTCAAGACCCTATGACCTCATTAAATCCTGTATATACTGTAGGGGACCAAATTATGGAGGCCATTAGAAAACATCAAAATGTATCTAAAGCCGAAGCCCTTGAAAGAGCCATTGAGATGTTAGAGTTAGTAGGAATACCTGATCCAGCAAAAAGGGTAAAAGCATATCCTCATGAATTCAGTGGAGGAATGAGACAAAGGGTAATGATTGCTATAGCTCTTTCATGTGAACCGGATCTACTTATTGCTGACGAACCAACTACAGCATTAGACGTAACTATCCAGGCTCAAATATTAGATCTTATGAAGGAATTAAAAAACAAATTAAATACATCGATAGTCTTAATAACCCATGATCTAGGTGTAGTGGCCGATGTCTGTTCGAGAGTATTGGTTATGTATGGTGGACTTATTATGGAGGAGGGAAAGGTAGAAGATATCTTCTATAACCCAAAGCATCCATATACAGTAGGGCTGTTAAAATCTATACCAAAGATAGAAAATAAGGAAAGGCTGGTACCTATAGATGGAACACCACCAGATCTATTACACCCTCCAAAGGGGTGCCCTTTTGCAGCAAGGTGTGAACATGCTATGAATGTATGTATGGAGGAGCGTCCAGAATTCTTTGAATGTGGAGAAGGTCACAAATCTATGTGTTGGTTACTTCATCCTGATGCTCCTAAGACAGAGTTAAAGGGAGGGGTTAGATAG